One window of the Nicotiana tabacum cultivar K326 chromosome 4, ASM71507v2, whole genome shotgun sequence genome contains the following:
- the LOC142180157 gene encoding uncharacterized protein LOC142180157 encodes MDKVQLIRQRLLAAQSRQKSYADKRRRDLAFTIGDKVFLRVSPMKGVMQFGKRGKLSPRFIGPYEILDRVGAVTYHLALPPELSFIHPVFHVSMLRKCISDSSQVLEAPAIPLDEKLSYEEEPMAIVDRQVRKLRSKEIEFVKVLWRNHTVEKATWEIKDTMRVKYPHLFQSTGSRQRTI; translated from the exons ATGGACAAGGTCCAGTTGATCAGACAGAGATTGCTTGCAGCTCAAAGTAGACAAAAGTCTTATGctgataagagaagaagagatttagCGTTCACAATTGGGGACAAAGTGTTCCTACGAGTCtcccctatgaaaggtgtgatgcagtttgggaaaagaggcaagttgagccccaggtttataggACCGTATGAGATACTAGACCGAGTGGGAGCTGTGACTTATCATTTGGCACTTCCTCCTGAGTTGTCCTttattcatccagtgtttcatgtctcAATGCTAAGGAAATGTATATCAGACTCATCTCAGGTGCTTGAAGCACCTGCTATACCGCTTGATGAGAAGTTGTCTTACGAGGAGGAACCGATGGCTATTGttgataggcaagtaagaaagctACGGTCAAAAGAAATTGAGTTCGTAAAAGTCTTATGGCGAAATCATACAGTTGAAAAAGCTACTTGGGAAATAAAAGATACTATGCGAGTCAAGTACCCCCATTTGTTTCAGTCTACAG GTAGCCGTCAAAGAACGATATAA
- the LOC107777504 gene encoding MICOS complex subunit MIC10-like, whose amino-acid sequence MAEEKKQEQAIVPPPQYNLDAKWDACLDLGVRRFAYFSLIGGFAGLLLFRSPVTRWASTAFGAGTGLGSAYTECSQKFGGYPGKLTANVSEAPITKDGEH is encoded by the exons ATGGCAGAAGAGAAGAAGCAAGAACAAGCAATTGTACCTCCTCCACAATACAATTTGGACGCAAAGTGGGACGCTTGTCTTGATTTGGGGGTTCGCCGTTTCGCTTACTTTTCCTTAATCGGTGGCTTTGCTGGTCTTCTCCTCTTCC GGAGTCCTGTGACACGCTGGGCATCAACGGCATTTGGTGCTGGGACAGGTCTAGGATCTGCATACACGGAATGCTCTCAGAAATTTGGTGGATATCCTGGAAAATTAACTGCTAATGTTTCTGAGGCTCCTATTACCAAG